One Campylobacter sputorum subsp. sputorum DNA segment encodes these proteins:
- a CDS encoding RrF2 family transcriptional regulator: MAVLSTKGIYGLLALFEIMKASEVSPITIKEISDKTGISKNYFEQILNSLRNAGIISSIKGKNGGYFMAKSPDEINFLDVFSALETNFMISNIETKNSVIAHFLEDCEVKFKGIFDMPLSKLNDFEDKSKEYLNFII, encoded by the coding sequence ATGGCTGTTTTATCAACTAAAGGAATTTATGGTCTTTTGGCACTTTTTGAGATAATGAAAGCTAGTGAGGTTTCTCCAATAACAATAAAAGAAATATCTGATAAAACTGGTATTTCTAAAAACTATTTTGAACAAATTTTAAATTCTCTTAGAAATGCTGGAATTATTTCTAGTATAAAGGGTAAAAATGGTGGATATTTTATGGCAAAATCTCCTGATGAGATAAATTTTTTGGATGTATTTAGTGCTCTTGAAACAAATTTCATGATTAGTAATATAGAGACAAAAAATAGCGTTATTGCACATTTTTTAGAAGATTGCGAAGTTAAATTTAAAGGTATATTTGATATGCCACTTTCTAAACTAAATGATTTTGAAGATAAAAGTAAAGAGTATTTAAATTTTATAATATAA
- the cysK gene encoding cysteine synthase A: protein MNIANDVTELIGNTPIVKINSFSKDATILAKCEFLNPSHSVKDRAAFFMLKDAMDKGLINEKTTIIEPTSGNTGVALAMLAAHYNLKMILTMPSSMSIERQKLLSAFGAKIVLTDPKFGMKGAVDEANKLASEISNSFIPMQFENLSNREAHKKTTAMEILRDTDGKIDFFVASFGTGGTLSGTAEILKQNIPNLKVIGVEPEDSPLLTKGYAGSHKIQGIGANFIPKNLNQDVVNEFVGVSNKDAFDTAKMLATKDGLLVGISSGANVFVSSQIAKENKGKTIITMLNDTGERYLSTDLFK, encoded by the coding sequence ATGAATATAGCAAATGATGTAACTGAACTTATAGGAAACACTCCTATTGTTAAAATAAATAGTTTTTCAAAAGATGCGACTATTTTGGCAAAGTGTGAGTTTTTAAATCCAAGCCACTCCGTAAAAGATAGAGCAGCCTTTTTTATGCTAAAAGATGCAATGGATAAAGGATTAATAAACGAAAAAACTACAATTATAGAACCAACTAGTGGAAATACCGGTGTTGCTTTGGCGATGTTGGCTGCTCATTATAATCTTAAAATGATACTTACTATGCCAAGTTCTATGAGTATAGAAAGACAAAAGCTTTTATCGGCATTTGGAGCAAAAATAGTTTTAACTGATCCTAAATTTGGTATGAAAGGTGCAGTTGATGAAGCAAATAAACTAGCAAGTGAAATTTCAAATTCTTTTATACCTATGCAGTTTGAAAATCTCTCAAATCGCGAAGCACATAAAAAAACCACAGCAATGGAAATTTTGCGAGATACAGATGGTAAAATAGATTTTTTTGTAGCATCTTTTGGCACTGGTGGAACGCTAAGCGGAACTGCTGAAATTTTAAAACAAAATATCCCAAATTTAAAAGTTATAGGGGTTGAGCCAGAAGACTCTCCTTTGCTTACAAAAGGATATGCAGGAAGTCATAAAATACAAGGAATTGGCGCAAATTTCATACCAAAAAATTTAAATCAAGATGTAGTTAATGAATTTGTTGGTGTTAGCAATAAAGATGCTTTTGATACAGCAAAAATGCTTGCTACTAAAGATGGATTATTAGTAGGTATTTCAAGTGGTGCAAATGTTTTTGTGTCTTCACAAATCGCAAAAGAAAACAAAGGAAAAACAATCATAACTATGTTAAATGATACTGGAGAAAGGTATCTTTCAACGGATCTTTTTAAATAA
- the glmS gene encoding glutamine--fructose-6-phosphate transaminase (isomerizing), whose product MCGIVGYIGEKEKKDIILNGLSELEYRGYDSAGMVVMDDNEINYFKAVGKLENLKHKTKDYESKGFGVAIGHTRWATHGKPTEINAHPHLGEFSFVIHNGIIENYKELKEELEEKGVKFLSQTDTEVIVHLFEQFTKTKNSNFEAFKSTIKKLKGSFAILLITKSAPDTIFFAKNAVPLIVGKNSSSKELFFASSDAPLITLATDAMYLEDMMYGYAKYGEVNIYKDEKEISKNFIALPKDKAYAQKEGYRFFMEKEIFEQAVVVSETLMGRVKNGKITLDELNPAIFENIDEITICACGTSYHAGLVASYLFERIAKIRTKVEYASEFRYKNPLLNPKSLFVVISQSGETADTLEALKMAKEAGLKILAICNVDNSSIVRAADGVILTRAGIEKGVASTKAFATQVIVLWMCILYIAKQKNAINDEIYNNEVKALMHIPQVLNIKDNLQDKIYRLAKRYLKGHGFFFIGRDVFYPLALEGALKLKEISYLHAEGYPAGEMKHGPIALADDGLTVVALMPQNILYEKTKSNVEELAARDATILAISPLEFDLSDDFIKTSNQEHIMCEFFEMMIILQILALQISIRLGNDVDMPRNLAKSVTVE is encoded by the coding sequence ATGTGCGGAATTGTAGGCTACATTGGCGAAAAAGAAAAAAAAGACATCATCTTAAATGGTCTTAGCGAACTAGAATACAGAGGATACGATAGTGCTGGAATGGTAGTTATGGATGATAATGAAATAAATTATTTTAAAGCAGTTGGTAAGCTTGAAAATTTAAAACACAAAACTAAGGATTATGAAAGTAAAGGATTTGGAGTTGCGATAGGTCATACGCGTTGGGCAACTCATGGCAAACCAACCGAAATCAATGCTCATCCACATTTAGGAGAATTTAGCTTTGTTATACATAATGGTATTATAGAAAATTATAAAGAATTAAAAGAAGAATTAGAAGAAAAAGGTGTTAAATTTCTTAGCCAAACAGATACTGAAGTCATAGTCCATCTTTTCGAACAATTTACTAAAACCAAAAACTCAAATTTTGAAGCTTTTAAGAGCACTATAAAAAAACTAAAAGGATCTTTTGCAATACTTCTTATCACGAAATCAGCTCCTGATACTATATTTTTTGCAAAAAATGCTGTTCCTTTAATCGTAGGAAAAAATAGTAGCTCAAAAGAGCTATTTTTCGCATCATCTGATGCACCGCTAATCACACTAGCAACAGATGCTATGTATCTTGAAGATATGATGTATGGATATGCAAAATATGGCGAAGTTAATATATACAAAGATGAAAAAGAGATTTCAAAAAACTTTATAGCTCTTCCAAAGGATAAAGCTTATGCCCAAAAAGAGGGTTATAGGTTTTTTATGGAAAAAGAAATTTTTGAACAAGCTGTGGTTGTGAGTGAAACTTTAATGGGAAGAGTAAAAAATGGAAAAATCACATTAGATGAGTTAAATCCAGCCATTTTTGAAAATATAGATGAAATTACGATTTGTGCTTGCGGCACAAGCTATCATGCTGGTTTGGTTGCAAGTTATCTTTTTGAAAGAATAGCAAAAATTCGCACAAAAGTAGAATATGCAAGTGAATTTAGATATAAAAATCCTTTACTAAATCCAAAATCTCTATTTGTAGTTATATCTCAAAGCGGGGAAACAGCAGACACTCTAGAAGCCCTAAAAATGGCAAAAGAAGCTGGATTAAAAATTCTAGCCATTTGCAATGTCGATAATAGCTCCATAGTAAGAGCTGCTGATGGTGTGATTCTAACAAGAGCCGGTATAGAAAAAGGGGTGGCAAGTACAAAGGCTTTTGCAACACAAGTTATAGTTCTATGGATGTGTATTTTATACATTGCAAAGCAAAAAAATGCAATTAATGATGAAATTTACAATAACGAAGTGAAAGCACTTATGCATATACCACAAGTTTTAAACATAAAAGACAATTTACAAGATAAAATTTATAGACTAGCAAAAAGATATCTAAAAGGGCATGGATTTTTCTTTATCGGAAGAGATGTATTTTATCCACTTGCGCTTGAAGGGGCTTTAAAACTAAAAGAAATAAGCTATCTACACGCCGAGGGTTATCCCGCAGGAGAGATGAAACATGGTCCTATAGCACTAGCAGATGATGGTTTAACGGTAGTTGCCCTTATGCCACAAAATATACTTTATGAAAAAACAAAAAGCAATGTTGAAGAACTTGCCGCAAGAGACGCCACCATACTTGCTATAAGCCCTTTAGAATTTGATTTAAGTGATGATTTTATCAAAACATCAAATCAAGAACACATTATGTGTGAGTTTTTTGAAATGATGATAATACTACAAATTTTAGCTCTTCAAATTTCAATAAGACTCGGAAATGATGTTGATATGCCAAGAAATTTAGCAAAAAGCGTTACAGTAGAATAA
- the mqnE gene encoding aminofutalosine synthase MqnE — protein sequence MNLIGKIKDGKRLNFDEALSLYEMDLFELGCIANDIRQKINGKKVYFNANRHINPTNLCADVCQFCAFSSHRKNEYAYTMTHEEIMKIVDETVCRGTKEIHIVSAHNPNVSWQWYLEIFKKIKEKYPFLHVKAMTAAEVDYLHRKYGFSYEEVLDKMIEYGVDSMPGGGAEIFDEEVRKKICKTKVSSQDWLKVHKLWHKKGRESNATMLFGHIEERKHRIDHIFRIRDLQDEALKNEKGGFNAFIPLVYQRENNYLKIDDYLGAQEILKTVAISRILLDNIKHIKAYWATMSLKLAMVAQEFGCDDLDGTIEKESIQSSAGANSKNGESIKDFIDLIKSSNLIPVERDSLYNELKTY from the coding sequence ATGAATTTAATAGGCAAGATAAAAGACGGTAAAAGATTAAATTTTGATGAAGCTTTATCGCTTTACGAAATGGATCTTTTCGAGTTAGGCTGTATTGCAAATGATATTAGGCAAAAAATCAATGGCAAAAAAGTGTATTTTAATGCAAATAGACACATAAATCCTACAAATTTATGTGCAGATGTTTGTCAATTTTGTGCATTTTCTTCGCATAGAAAAAACGAATATGCTTACACAATGACGCACGAAGAAATAATGAAAATAGTTGATGAAACTGTTTGTAGAGGCACTAAAGAAATTCACATAGTTTCGGCTCACAATCCAAATGTTTCATGGCAATGGTATTTGGAAATTTTTAAAAAAATAAAAGAAAAATATCCATTTTTGCATGTTAAAGCAATGACTGCTGCAGAGGTTGATTATTTGCATAGAAAATATGGATTTAGTTACGAAGAAGTGCTAGATAAGATGATAGAATATGGCGTTGATTCTATGCCTGGTGGCGGAGCTGAAATTTTTGATGAAGAAGTTAGAAAAAAAATATGTAAAACAAAAGTTAGCTCACAAGACTGGTTAAAAGTACATAAATTATGGCACAAAAAAGGCAGAGAAAGCAATGCAACTATGCTTTTTGGTCACATAGAAGAAAGAAAACATAGAATAGATCATATTTTTCGTATTAGAGATTTACAAGATGAAGCATTAAAAAACGAAAAAGGCGGTTTTAACGCATTTATACCACTTGTTTATCAAAGAGAAAATAACTATCTTAAAATTGATGATTATCTTGGTGCTCAAGAAATTTTAAAAACAGTTGCCATTAGTAGAATTTTGCTAGACAATATAAAACACATAAAAGCTTACTGGGCTACGATGAGTTTAAAACTTGCTATGGTGGCTCAAGAATTTGGTTGCGATGATTTAGATGGAACTATAGAAAAAGAAAGTATCCAAAGTAGTGCAGGTGCAAATAGTAAAAATGGAGAGAGTATAAAAGATTTTATAGATCTTATAAAATCATCAAATTTAATTCCTGTTGAGCGCGATAGTTTATATAATGAACTTAAAACATATTAA
- a CDS encoding NCS2 family permease, with product MNFFKLKENNTSIKQELNAGLTTFLTMVYIVPVNAIIMSKAGMPVDVVLTATALLTMIATIVNGLWANTPIAMSVGMGLNAYFAFGIVLAGKASWQTSLGIVFISAFIFFILSFTNFRIWILKSIPMDLRRAISAGIGAFIAFIGLKQMGFISSNSETLVALGNFSDKNVILGVIGLFFVIASWAFKIKGGFILAVIATSIVAWIFGFNEAPNTIFSMPSSVSPIFLELDIIGALKLSLVPVIITFFITHLFDSLGTLSGVGNRAGIFDNKDGLVKLEKTLQADSGMAVVGSCFGLSTITAFAESASGVEAGGRTGLCAVFTGLFFILTLFMLPFFKSIPANAIYPVLVMVGILMFSELGRINFKDQATSVTSFLIVMLMPLTYSITNGLACGFLVYLFIKLIKKEFEDINLGIITLSLISLIAFLVY from the coding sequence ATGAATTTTTTTAAATTAAAAGAAAACAATACATCTATAAAACAAGAGCTTAATGCTGGACTTACCACATTTCTTACAATGGTTTATATCGTCCCTGTAAACGCAATCATAATGAGTAAAGCCGGAATGCCAGTGGATGTTGTATTAACTGCAACTGCACTTTTAACAATGATAGCTACTATAGTAAATGGACTTTGGGCAAACACGCCAATAGCTATGAGTGTTGGAATGGGCTTAAATGCTTACTTTGCATTTGGCATAGTGTTAGCCGGAAAAGCCAGTTGGCAAACTTCACTTGGTATAGTTTTTATATCTGCTTTTATATTTTTTATACTATCTTTTACGAATTTTCGTATCTGGATTTTAAAAAGCATTCCTATGGATTTAAGAAGAGCAATAAGTGCGGGAATTGGTGCATTTATAGCATTTATTGGCTTGAAACAAATGGGTTTTATAAGCTCAAATTCAGAAACTCTTGTGGCTTTGGGAAATTTTAGTGATAAAAATGTGATTTTAGGAGTGATTGGGCTATTTTTTGTTATAGCATCTTGGGCTTTTAAAATAAAGGGCGGGTTTATACTTGCTGTTATTGCAACTTCTATAGTAGCTTGGATTTTTGGTTTTAATGAAGCTCCAAATACTATTTTTTCTATGCCCTCATCAGTATCTCCAATTTTTTTAGAGCTTGATATCATAGGTGCTTTAAAGTTATCTTTAGTTCCTGTTATAATCACATTTTTTATCACACATCTTTTTGATTCTCTTGGAACACTTTCTGGTGTTGGAAATAGGGCTGGAATTTTTGACAATAAAGATGGATTAGTAAAGTTAGAAAAAACACTTCAAGCAGATTCTGGAATGGCTGTAGTTGGCTCTTGTTTTGGACTTTCAACTATAACAGCTTTTGCAGAGAGTGCAAGTGGTGTTGAAGCTGGCGGTAGAACCGGTTTATGTGCTGTATTTACTGGACTATTTTTCATATTAACGCTTTTTATGCTTCCATTTTTTAAGTCAATTCCTGCAAATGCAATATATCCTGTTTTGGTAATGGTTGGAATTTTAATGTTTAGTGAACTTGGTAGGATTAATTTTAAAGATCAAGCAACAAGCGTGACTTCGTTTTTGATAGTTATGCTTATGCCGCTTACTTATTCTATTACAAACGGATTAGCGTGTGGATTTTTGGTATATCTTTTCATAAAACTTATAAAAAAAGAATTTGAAGATATAAATTTAGGTATTATTACCCTATCTCTCATAAGCTTGATAGCTTTTTTAGTTTATTAA
- a CDS encoding phosphoribosyltransferase, which yields MLYYTYEEFAKDVPVMARKIRNEFDPEVILAIARGGMTLGHSLSVALENRNLFALNSVHYDGKTKLDTIEIFNIPDLSKFKRVLISEDIIDSGESMVAVKKRLLEIYPHLEIKIATIYYKSKALLLPDFTVKEANEWVEFFWDIKI from the coding sequence ATGCTTTATTATACATATGAAGAATTTGCAAAAGATGTGCCAGTTATGGCAAGAAAGATCAGAAACGAATTTGATCCAGAGGTTATTTTAGCCATAGCAAGAGGCGGTATGACGCTAGGACACTCGCTTTCTGTTGCTTTAGAAAATAGAAATTTATTTGCCTTAAATTCGGTGCACTATGATGGTAAGACGAAATTAGATACCATTGAAATTTTTAATATCCCTGATTTAAGTAAATTTAAAAGAGTTTTGATATCTGAAGACATTATAGATAGTGGCGAAAGTATGGTAGCTGTAAAAAAAAGATTACTTGAAATTTATCCACATTTAGAGATAAAAATAGCAACAATTTACTATAAATCAAAAGCACTTTTGCTTCCGGATTTTACGGTTAAAGAAGCAAACGAATGGGTTGAGTTTTTTTGGGATATAAAAATTTAA
- a CDS encoding ArnT family glycosyltransferase, whose translation MFYCVSNLSISYDEAKIFYVENSLLSYIVRFSCKIFGQNDYALRLPFLIFHFLSLILFYKISKHILKRKNDRYVCVILFIFLPGILASAILVNEAGLVLLLTLFMIYLYQNNFLKSFYISMFICAFLSNSFMLFYVCVLMFGIYIKHRRISFVALFCFIVSISFFGFEIDGKPKGYLLDTIGIFAAVFSPFLFLYFIYTIYRIAIKKEEDKNIVWFVSAGSFVVCALFSIRQKLYLEDFLPFSIIALPLMIRVFFNSYRARLPQFRVKYKIFTTFVLFSLLFFSMLIVLNPVLYAMSFRDKPQKHFAYNYHIAKELSIFLKENKFENLYIKDYKMALRLKFYGINNDKKSNIFLEEKKYTSKNDEIISKFKLYKVNTLISQYNVIKEK comes from the coding sequence TTGTTTTATTGTGTTTCAAATTTGAGTATTAGTTATGATGAGGCGAAAATTTTTTATGTAGAAAATTCTTTATTGTCGTATATTGTGAGATTTAGTTGTAAAATTTTTGGACAAAATGATTATGCTTTAAGACTTCCATTTTTAATTTTTCATTTTTTATCACTGATATTGTTTTATAAAATTTCAAAACATATACTGAAAAGAAAAAATGATAGATATGTTTGCGTGATTTTATTTATATTTTTACCTGGAATTTTAGCTAGTGCCATTTTAGTAAATGAAGCTGGATTAGTTCTTTTGCTAACGCTTTTTATGATATATTTATATCAAAATAATTTTTTAAAATCTTTTTATATTTCAATGTTTATTTGTGCGTTTTTATCAAATTCATTTATGCTTTTTTATGTATGCGTCTTGATGTTTGGTATCTATATAAAACATAGAAGAATTTCATTTGTAGCACTTTTTTGTTTTATAGTTTCTATATCTTTTTTTGGCTTTGAAATAGATGGAAAACCAAAAGGATATTTACTAGATACGATAGGAATTTTTGCTGCAGTTTTTTCGCCTTTTTTGTTTTTGTATTTTATATATACGATTTATAGAATAGCTATAAAAAAAGAAGAGGATAAAAATATAGTTTGGTTTGTAAGTGCTGGTTCTTTTGTGGTTTGTGCTTTGTTTTCTATAAGGCAAAAACTTTATTTAGAAGATTTTTTGCCATTTAGCATTATCGCACTTCCGCTTATGATAAGAGTTTTTTTTAATTCATACAGAGCGAGACTTCCTCAATTTAGAGTAAAATACAAAATTTTTACAACTTTTGTTCTTTTTTCTCTACTTTTTTTTAGTATGCTTATAGTTTTAAATCCTGTTTTATATGCAATGAGCTTTAGAGATAAACCCCAAAAACATTTTGCTTATAATTATCATATAGCAAAGGAGTTATCAATCTTTTTAAAAGAAAATAAATTTGAAAATTTATATATCAAAGATTATAAAATGGCATTAAGGCTTAAATTTTATGGCATAAATAATGATAAAAAATCTAATATTTTCCTTGAAGAGAAAAAATATACTTCTAAAAATGATGAGATTATTTCTAAATTTAAACTATATAAAGTAAATACTTTGATATCGCAGTATAATGTTATTAAAGAAAAATAA
- a CDS encoding prepilin-type N-terminal cleavage/methylation domain-containing protein, with protein sequence MKKAFSLIELVMVIVVVGIIAIVAIPRFQRDNLQEAADQILSHIRYTQQLAMLDNKFKPDDETWYKARWQIFFANTKETGDGYSYTVFSDYIGKKSGFPNLKEIAQDFANPKKLLTGGYSGAIEFYDERVSKNLRIGKFFDIKDIKFKRLKGATRIVFDEIGRPYSAVKNSTNSTDKILKEPCIITLIDNSGKNKSITVCNETGYAFILPSDIDIGDVEKYSDKICNDKK encoded by the coding sequence ATGAAAAAAGCTTTTTCTTTGATTGAACTTGTAATGGTTATAGTTGTAGTTGGAATAATTGCTATTGTTGCAATTCCAAGATTCCAAAGAGATAATCTGCAAGAAGCAGCTGATCAAATTCTTTCACATATTCGTTATACACAACAACTTGCAATGTTGGATAATAAATTTAAACCAGATGATGAAACTTGGTATAAAGCAAGATGGCAGATATTTTTTGCTAATACAAAAGAAACTGGAGATGGATACTCTTACACAGTTTTTTCAGATTATATAGGCAAAAAAAGCGGATTTCCAAATTTAAAAGAGATTGCACAAGATTTTGCAAATCCTAAAAAATTGCTTACCGGAGGATATAGTGGTGCAATTGAATTTTACGACGAAAGAGTAAGTAAAAATTTAAGAATTGGTAAATTTTTTGATATAAAAGATATAAAATTTAAAAGATTAAAAGGTGCTACTAGAATAGTTTTTGATGAAATAGGAAGACCATATAGTGCAGTCAAAAATTCTACAAATTCTACTGATAAAATATTAAAAGAACCTTGCATTATTACATTAATTGATAATAGCGGTAAAAATAAATCAATTACTGTGTGTAATGAAACGGGTTATGCTTTTATTTTACCATCAGATATAGATATAGGAGATGTGGAAAAGTATTCTGATAAAATTTGCAATGATAAAAAATAA
- a CDS encoding ComEA family DNA-binding protein: MKKLLLLLVLVCTYVFGAIDLNTASKDELMTLKGVGESKAEAIIEYRKANKFNSIEDIKKVKGIGDKIYKDNKNSMSVDKANKDKDKKEEKKDK, encoded by the coding sequence ATGAAAAAGTTACTTTTATTATTGGTACTTGTTTGTACATATGTATTTGGAGCTATAGATTTAAATACAGCTTCTAAAGATGAACTTATGACATTAAAAGGTGTTGGAGAGTCTAAAGCAGAGGCTATCATAGAGTATAGAAAAGCTAATAAATTTAATAGCATTGAAGACATAAAAAAAGTAAAAGGTATAGGCGATAAGATTTATAAAGATAATAAAAATAGTATGAGTGTAGATAAAGCTAATAAAGATAAAGATAAAAAAGAAGAGAAGAAGGATAAGTAA
- a CDS encoding DUF2971 domain-containing protein, with amino-acid sequence MSNLFYKYRPLGTKKYFERILEIIWKEELHASNFTRFNDINEGLYYVKNFDKKQATNIYKQKSGKNICSFSSKDEINFQDDMLMWAHYGNSNIGVRIEFALKNQESLDIKPIRYGTHLAFEDIETISLQDIEQILTTKHKMWEYEREYRIFTKNNKVDIEIKNIVLGLGLYNNKSRVTGEQMKFDIKYKAEILSIVSLSKLKNIDVYKYKIFYYDEQNFTTNAYLEKIEKVDDIDFNTKDRNL; translated from the coding sequence ATGTCAAATTTGTTTTATAAATACAGACCACTTGGAACTAAAAAATATTTTGAGAGAATTTTAGAAATTATTTGGAAAGAAGAGCTTCATGCTAGTAATTTTACAAGATTTAACGATATAAATGAGGGGCTTTATTATGTTAAAAATTTTGATAAAAAACAAGCTACAAATATTTATAAACAAAAATCAGGTAAAAATATCTGTTCTTTTAGTAGTAAAGATGAGATAAATTTTCAAGATGATATGCTAATGTGGGCACATTATGGAAATTCAAATATAGGAGTTAGAATAGAATTTGCATTAAAAAATCAAGAAAGTTTAGATATTAAACCTATTCGTTACGGCACACATTTAGCTTTTGAAGATATTGAAACTATAAGTTTGCAAGATATAGAGCAAATTTTAACAACAAAACATAAAATGTGGGAATATGAAAGAGAGTATAGAATATTTACTAAAAACAATAAAGTTGACATTGAAATCAAAAATATAGTTTTAGGACTAGGGCTTTATAATAATAAGTCAAGAGTAACTGGTGAACAGATGAAATTTGATATAAAATACAAGGCTGAAATTTTATCTATCGTATCCTTATCTAAACTTAAAAATATAGATGTCTATAAATATAAAATTTTCTATTATGATGAACAAAATTTTACCACTAATGCCTATTTAGAAAAAATAGAAAAAGTTGATGATATAGATTTTAATACTAAAGATAGAAATTTATGA
- a CDS encoding pyridoxamine 5'-phosphate oxidase family protein translates to MDEKIVKFLHKMQLLTLGVIIENKPYACSAFYAYDEKNYRIIIASSEQTAHIKAINLNQNVSICIALDTKIIGKIKGIQALGIIKKTSDENKQIYYKKFPYAIAYPSDMYEINLTWIKFTDNTLGFGKKLIWQI, encoded by the coding sequence ATGGATGAAAAAATAGTAAAATTTTTACATAAAATGCAACTACTCACGCTTGGCGTGATAATTGAAAATAAGCCCTATGCATGCAGTGCATTTTATGCCTATGATGAAAAAAATTATAGGATAATAATCGCCAGTAGCGAACAAACAGCACACATAAAAGCGATAAATTTAAATCAAAATGTATCAATATGTATAGCTCTAGATACAAAAATAATTGGAAAAATAAAAGGAATTCAAGCTTTAGGTATCATAAAAAAAACATCTGATGAAAATAAACAAATTTACTACAAAAAATTTCCTTATGCCATAGCCTACCCAAGCGATATGTATGAAATAAACTTAACTTGGATCAAATTTACAGACAACACACTTGGATTTGGCAAAAAACTCATTTGGCAAATTTAA
- a CDS encoding ATP/GTP-binding protein, whose protein sequence is MQTNKMSNLSMNNFDFNFKTSSGDNISLSMYDNKSMNLKSSKDGNSRLTEFTLTHEYGYNFKYEGNGIDQNDIKEINEALSKIKPMMEKFLQNVKDGEKFGNSNYTNLANEIKNMLPEIKNENHKNMVSDNVLKLFDKLLKQNKADENMLKNANKLFENLLQRFDSFSLYV, encoded by the coding sequence ATGCAAACCAATAAAATGTCAAATCTATCAATGAATAATTTTGATTTTAATTTCAAAACAAGTTCAGGAGATAATATATCTTTATCTATGTATGATAATAAGTCTATGAATCTCAAAAGCTCTAAGGACGGCAATTCTCGACTCACTGAGTTTACATTAACTCATGAATACGGATATAATTTTAAATATGAGGGTAATGGTATAGATCAAAATGATATAAAAGAGATTAATGAGGCTTTAAGCAAGATTAAGCCTATGATGGAAAAGTTTTTGCAAAATGTTAAAGATGGCGAAAAATTTGGTAATTCGAATTATACAAATTTAGCAAATGAGATTAAAAATATGCTGCCTGAAATAAAAAATGAAAATCATAAAAATATGGTTAGTGATAATGTTTTAAAGCTATTTGACAAGCTGCTAAAACAAAATAAAGCTGATGAAAATATGCTAAAAAATGCAAATAAACTTTTTGAAAATTTATTACAAAGATTTGATAGTTTTAGTTTATATGTTTAA